In a genomic window of uncultured Flavobacterium sp.:
- a CDS encoding DUF4157 domain-containing protein codes for MPVLTKKTNTNPSHSASHHDKGKESFFGVQAKLNIGKSNDKFEAEADRVADQVVSNKQTAKADTFFSPSPVVQKRLAGNVQKQEQQNKEIQRKTVAETITPVVQLKEELIQNKLDSRVPEKREINPAFSSKTLIQHKLEDKVQKKEEIIQNKTEVKKTETTSKNTLSLKPLIQNKNKGEEENVQQKKEEDKQGKDEDKQIQKSPSGDANPSDNSNLESNLNSSKGGGSPLSGKVKSEMESGIGADFSKVRIHNDSNAVQMNKQLGAQAFATGNNIYFNEGKYNPNSKDGKHLLAHELTHTVQQGAAIRKKAEPISSAPEMIQGSLLSFAIPDFIKDNVRHVPGYTLLTVVAGYDPLNDVNVERNAINLIEGFMGLIPFGTAIFDKLQEYGIIDRVFDWVNSRLSELGLSMDSLLKLVQDAWDESSVTTFIDVARTKFNELVNRVTNFATSLVDQVITWIKEALIGVAEPLLAENKAWSLIKKIIKYDPLRDVEVNATTVEILEDFLILIDKQTELEQMREKGTLQKTADWLDTQVGTFNSLLGELRGLITAAWDAIQPANLANIGDSLSALADQAGGFLQRVWDFASGVALKVLELVKESLLGWLSSQAATVRGYSLVKVIIGKDPFTQEAVPRTIPNLIRGFMSLMEGGEEQYAQMVESGAIARIAGEIEAAVATLNMTPESIIQLFTDIWDSMTINDLIHPIDAFIRIIEKFGEPIGRLIAFVAEIVRIVIIAILEIMNFPFDLIGNIITRALEAIEDIKKDPIGFLKNILRALKQGFIQFFDNIVTHLINGVTGWLMSELKDANIPVLTDFSLRGVIAWVLEVLNISMERIWEKLAAHPRIGPARVARIRSAINTLEGIWTFIKDVQERGMAAIWDKIQEQLSNLWNTVLDAVKNFVMERIVNRITARLLSMLDPTGIMAVINGAMAYFNAIQSFIKYLREMLEVVNSFVNGVADIARGNVGTAANYLERTMGQAMPVVIGFLANQVGLTGIGARVGEMIISVRQLVDEALTWLVNKAVDTGMALLDRAMAMGASARDAILGFLGLRREFTLANGERHEIYFQGNESAPIIIVASANPKSIDNLITQRRALTTSPLNSVQDQKLTQALTKKGVLLDDIRKSKANDPGSIPEANLQAHISSKLDLIKQDLIDGDAIPATNTALTNVTYTMNQGRPSQVLAFPLTNLPGNTNSQESGSRSVVAGNSFINTHVAKNAGNQSEVKGVHVLSHHLFGPWANWNIVFGTQSLNTRMELGPETAGKTNKAKNLKYSITVNYFQNTNNDHLLALPAPTPAEITLALGFYIAESMTAQVDEVNGTTVVPIYPSQTVPGTFPNIAAVPATPTETLIQNLLNANKIPGQTIVKNGITYTKTTFTSFVAIARAPGVQKNTTEANRAINVLIGNGEITKDNNYYIK; via the coding sequence ATGCCAGTCTTAACCAAAAAAACAAATACGAATCCTTCGCACTCCGCGTCACATCATGACAAGGGGAAGGAATCTTTTTTTGGGGTACAGGCAAAATTGAATATAGGAAAATCTAACGATAAATTTGAGGCTGAAGCCGATAGAGTTGCAGACCAAGTTGTTAGTAATAAACAAACGGCAAAAGCAGACACTTTCTTTTCGCCATCGCCAGTAGTACAAAAAAGATTGGCAGGAAATGTTCAAAAACAAGAACAGCAAAACAAAGAAATTCAGCGAAAAACTGTAGCCGAAACCATAACGCCAGTTGTACAGTTAAAAGAGGAATTAATTCAAAATAAACTCGATTCAAGAGTACCGGAAAAACGAGAAATCAATCCGGCTTTTTCTTCCAAAACGTTAATTCAGCATAAACTCGAAGATAAAGTTCAGAAAAAAGAAGAGATTATTCAGAATAAGACAGAAGTCAAAAAAACAGAAACGACCTCAAAAAATACACTTTCACTAAAACCTTTAATCCAAAATAAAAATAAAGGAGAAGAAGAAAATGTACAACAGAAAAAAGAAGAAGATAAACAAGGTAAAGACGAGGATAAACAAATACAAAAAAGTCCTTCCGGCGATGCTAATCCTAGCGATAATTCAAATTTAGAATCCAATTTAAACAGCAGTAAAGGCGGCGGTTCTCCTCTATCCGGAAAAGTAAAATCTGAAATGGAATCCGGTATTGGAGCCGATTTCAGCAAAGTTCGTATTCACAATGATTCGAATGCTGTTCAAATGAATAAGCAATTGGGAGCGCAGGCTTTTGCAACAGGAAATAATATCTATTTTAACGAAGGAAAATACAATCCAAATTCTAAAGACGGTAAACATTTACTCGCTCACGAATTAACACATACAGTACAACAAGGAGCAGCTATTAGAAAAAAAGCGGAACCAATTTCCTCTGCTCCAGAAATGATTCAGGGTTCGTTATTGTCCTTTGCAATTCCTGATTTTATAAAAGACAACGTCAGACATGTTCCCGGTTATACGCTTCTTACAGTTGTAGCTGGTTACGATCCTTTGAACGATGTAAATGTCGAAAGAAATGCCATTAATCTTATTGAAGGATTTATGGGATTGATTCCGTTTGGAACAGCCATATTTGATAAATTACAAGAATATGGTATTATAGATCGTGTTTTTGATTGGGTCAACTCTCGTTTGAGTGAATTGGGTCTTAGTATGGATTCGTTACTCAAACTCGTTCAGGATGCCTGGGACGAATCTTCGGTTACAACTTTTATAGATGTTGCCAGAACTAAATTTAATGAGTTAGTAAATCGAGTAACAAATTTTGCGACTTCGCTTGTTGATCAGGTTATTACCTGGATAAAAGAAGCTTTGATTGGTGTTGCTGAACCTTTATTGGCAGAAAACAAAGCTTGGTCATTAATCAAAAAAATAATCAAATACGATCCGCTTCGTGATGTAGAAGTCAATGCAACAACAGTCGAAATATTAGAAGATTTCTTAATACTGATAGACAAGCAAACAGAGCTTGAACAAATGCGTGAAAAAGGCACGCTGCAAAAAACTGCCGATTGGCTTGACACTCAGGTTGGAACTTTCAACTCGTTATTGGGCGAACTTCGCGGACTAATAACCGCAGCCTGGGATGCTATTCAACCTGCAAATCTGGCAAACATTGGCGATAGTCTTTCTGCGCTTGCAGATCAGGCTGGAGGATTCCTACAACGAGTTTGGGATTTTGCATCGGGCGTAGCATTAAAAGTATTAGAACTTGTTAAGGAGTCACTATTAGGATGGCTGTCTTCTCAAGCCGCAACTGTAAGAGGTTATTCTCTTGTGAAAGTAATTATTGGAAAAGATCCTTTTACACAAGAAGCTGTTCCACGCACAATTCCGAATCTAATACGAGGTTTTATGAGCCTAATGGAAGGCGGAGAAGAACAATATGCACAAATGGTTGAATCTGGTGCAATAGCCAGAATTGCAGGCGAAATTGAAGCTGCAGTTGCGACGCTCAACATGACGCCAGAATCTATAATTCAACTCTTTACTGATATTTGGGATTCGATGACGATCAATGATCTGATTCATCCGATAGATGCTTTCATTAGAATTATCGAAAAATTTGGAGAACCTATAGGAAGACTAATTGCTTTCGTGGCAGAAATTGTGAGAATTGTAATTATTGCTATTCTCGAAATCATGAATTTCCCTTTTGACCTCATCGGAAATATCATTACAAGAGCATTAGAAGCTATTGAAGACATCAAGAAAGACCCAATTGGTTTCTTGAAAAATATATTGAGAGCGCTTAAACAAGGATTCATACAGTTCTTTGACAATATTGTAACCCATTTAATAAACGGTGTAACTGGCTGGCTGATGAGCGAGTTGAAAGATGCCAATATTCCGGTACTTACTGATTTCTCTTTACGCGGCGTTATTGCCTGGGTATTAGAAGTGCTGAATATTTCGATGGAAAGAATCTGGGAAAAACTTGCCGCACATCCTAGAATTGGTCCTGCAAGAGTTGCCAGAATCCGCAGCGCGATTAATACGCTCGAAGGTATCTGGACATTTATAAAAGATGTTCAGGAACGCGGTATGGCTGCCATTTGGGATAAAATACAAGAACAACTTAGTAATTTGTGGAATACCGTTCTCGATGCTGTAAAAAACTTTGTCATGGAACGCATTGTTAACAGAATAACCGCAAGACTTTTGAGCATGTTAGACCCAACCGGAATCATGGCGGTAATAAACGGCGCTATGGCTTACTTTAATGCGATACAAAGTTTTATAAAATACTTACGTGAAATGCTCGAAGTTGTCAATTCGTTTGTCAACGGAGTTGCCGATATTGCCCGAGGAAATGTTGGCACAGCAGCAAATTATCTCGAAAGAACGATGGGACAAGCTATGCCTGTCGTGATAGGATTCTTAGCAAATCAAGTTGGTTTAACCGGAATTGGCGCAAGAGTTGGTGAAATGATTATTTCTGTTCGCCAACTGGTAGATGAAGCGCTTACATGGCTTGTAAATAAAGCAGTAGATACAGGAATGGCATTATTAGACAGAGCTATGGCTATGGGTGCAAGTGCCAGAGATGCTATTTTGGGATTCTTAGGATTGAGAAGAGAATTTACTCTGGCAAATGGAGAGAGACATGAAATTTATTTCCAAGGTAACGAATCGGCACCTATTATAATAGTAGCGAGTGCTAATCCAAAAAGTATAGACAATTTAATTACTCAAAGAAGAGCATTAACAACTTCTCCTTTGAATAGTGTACAAGATCAAAAATTAACGCAGGCATTAACTAAAAAAGGAGTTCTATTAGACGATATCAGAAAAAGTAAAGCAAATGACCCAGGAAGTATTCCTGAAGCAAATCTACAAGCTCATATAAGTTCAAAATTAGATTTAATAAAACAAGATTTAATCGACGGAGATGCAATTCCTGCAACTAATACAGCATTGACGAATGTTACTTATACAATGAACCAAGGAAGACCTTCTCAGGTTTTAGCATTTCCATTAACAAACCTTCCAGGGAATACAAATAGTCAGGAAAGTGGCAGTAGATCTGTTGTCGCTGGAAATAGTTTTATAAATACCCATGTTGCTAAAAATGCAGGAAATCAATCAGAGGTAAAAGGAGTTCACGTTTTGTCACATCACTTATTTGGTCCTTGGGCAAATTGGAATATTGTTTTTGGTACACAATCTTTAAATACTCGTATGGAACTTGGACCTGAAACTGCCGGAAAAACTAACAAAGCCAAAAATTTAAAATATTCAATAACTGTCAACTATTTTCAAAACACAAATAATGATCATTTATTAGCCTTGCCAGCACCAACGCCTGCAGAAATCACATTAGCTTTAGGTTTTTATATCGCCGAATCAATGACAGCTCAAGTTGACGAAGTAAACGGAACAACAGTGGTTCCTATTTATCCATCTCAAACTGTACCTGGCACTTTTCCTAACATAGCAGCCGTACCAGCCACTCCAACAGAAACTTTAATTCAAAATTTATTAAATGCCAATAAAATACCTGGTCAAACAATTGTAAAAAATGGAATAACATATACAAAAACCACCTTTACTTCATTTGTTGCAATTGCGAGAGCACCTGGCGTTCAGAAAAATACAACTGAAGCTAATAGAGCAATCAATGTATTAATAGGCAATGGCGAAATCACTAAAGACAATAATTATTATATAAAATGA
- a CDS encoding DUF4157 domain-containing protein, with protein MREFEQKKIANSSPSPFFGPKIQKKLTTGTPGDRFETEADNVADKVVNKRKTGGLLQSRSEEAVQQKPISETISTVQKQDLAQEKPLQKKGKEKEDDKKVQKKSDKEEDKKVQKKGEKDEDKKVQKKSDKEEEKKVQKKGEKDEDKKVQKKSDKDEDKKVQKKGEKEDDKKVQKKCADCEGEDKKAQKKEDKKEEKKPVQAKLNESNSVNEGVESDLNSSKGGGNGMDKNTKREMESGFGADFSNVNIHTDSKAVQMSEELGAQAFTHGNDVYFNKGKYNPESKEGKHLLAHELTHTIQQTGSKTSNNVQKLSDSDCGKTTTLNLSGSCSEFENTCYTETFVPSKSDALKIVIDVDYVTPVGSWVKEDFSAQVIKCGLIDDTNIGSKRLSPDNIPSTLEFKIASVTPGDKYFIRIYSRSSSALKSNYSVSQ; from the coding sequence ATGAGAGAATTTGAACAAAAAAAAATAGCTAACTCCTCTCCTTCTCCTTTTTTTGGACCAAAAATTCAAAAGAAACTAACTACAGGAACTCCCGGAGACAGGTTTGAAACCGAAGCCGATAATGTTGCTGATAAAGTCGTTAACAAACGTAAAACTGGAGGACTTTTGCAATCAAGAAGTGAAGAAGCTGTGCAGCAAAAACCTATTTCAGAAACCATTTCGACTGTTCAAAAACAAGATTTGGCTCAAGAAAAACCTCTGCAAAAAAAAGGCAAAGAAAAAGAAGACGACAAAAAAGTACAAAAGAAATCTGATAAAGAAGAAGATAAAAAAGTACAGAAAAAGGGCGAGAAAGACGAAGACAAAAAGGTCCAAAAGAAATCTGATAAGGAAGAAGAAAAAAAAGTTCAGAAAAAGGGCGAAAAAGACGAAGACAAGAAAGTCCAAAAGAAATCCGATAAAGACGAAGACAAAAAAGTTCAGAAAAAAGGAGAAAAAGAAGACGACAAGAAAGTACAAAAAAAATGTGCTGATTGCGAAGGCGAAGACAAAAAAGCTCAAAAGAAAGAAGACAAAAAGGAAGAGAAAAAACCAGTTCAGGCAAAATTAAACGAGTCAAACTCTGTAAATGAAGGCGTCGAAAGTGACCTCAACAGCTCAAAAGGCGGTGGAAATGGAATGGATAAAAACACAAAGCGAGAAATGGAATCTGGTTTTGGTGCCGATTTTAGCAATGTAAACATCCACACAGACAGCAAAGCCGTTCAAATGAGCGAAGAATTGGGCGCACAAGCTTTCACACATGGCAACGATGTTTATTTCAATAAAGGAAAATACAACCCGGAATCTAAAGAAGGTAAACATTTGCTTGCGCATGAACTCACGCATACGATTCAGCAAACGGGCAGCAAGACATCAAATAATGTTCAAAAACTATCTGATTCGGATTGTGGTAAAACTACAACCTTAAATTTATCCGGCTCGTGTTCTGAATTTGAAAATACCTGTTATACTGAAACTTTTGTTCCTTCTAAAAGTGATGCTTTAAAAATAGTTATTGATGTAGATTATGTGACTCCTGTTGGCTCTTGGGTTAAAGAAGATTTCAGTGCTCAGGTTATAAAATGTGGTCTTATAGATGACACTAATATAGGTTCAAAAAGACTATCTCCGGATAATATTCCTTCTACTTTAGAATTTAAGATCGCAAGTGTTACTCCGGGAGATAAATATTTCATTAGAATATATTCAAGATCAAGTTCGGCTTTAAAATCAAATTACAGTGTAAGTCAATAA